A single genomic interval of Streptomyces graminofaciens harbors:
- a CDS encoding SH3 domain-containing protein: MSLRSLLVRFGIAAAGGALVALAATTPAAANGPREHHDNHPRTTKGTVTARTGLLLRSAPNRGGAVLGFKPYGATVNIFCRAQGQTIDGNRFWYLLTDGTWAWGSARYIATARTPRLC, encoded by the coding sequence ATGTCCCTGCGGTCCCTGCTCGTGCGTTTCGGCATAGCCGCCGCCGGTGGCGCTCTCGTGGCGCTCGCCGCGACCACCCCCGCAGCCGCCAACGGCCCCCGGGAGCACCACGACAACCACCCCCGCACCACCAAGGGCACGGTCACCGCCCGTACCGGCCTGCTGCTGCGCAGCGCACCGAACCGGGGCGGGGCGGTCCTCGGCTTCAAGCCCTACGGCGCGACCGTGAACATCTTCTGCAGGGCCCAGGGGCAGACCATCGACGGCAACCGCTTCTGGTACCTCCTCACCGACGGCACCTGGGCCTGGGGTTCGGCGCGGTACATCGCGACCGCGCGCACGCCACGCCTGTGCTGA
- a CDS encoding AurF N-oxygenase family protein, which yields MTTVSEAEVLRDALGLLKDREQVAERLLVSSAKHSFDPDKELDWEAPWEDGRWYWPPELVSLYGTPMWERMSEEQRIDLSRHEAAALASLGIWFEIILMQLLVRHIYDKAATSAHVRYALTEIEDECRHSKMFARVIAKGGTPYYPVSRAHQNLGRLFKTVSTTPGSFTATLLGEEILDWMQRLMFPDERVQPLIRGVTRIHVVEEARHVRYAREELRRQMVTAPRWSREFTRVSSGEFARVFSVAFVNPEVYTNVGLDRRAALAEVRASAHRREVMQTGAGRLTEFLDDIGVLRGVGRRLWRASGLLA from the coding sequence ATGACGACGGTGTCCGAGGCCGAGGTCCTGCGCGACGCGCTCGGTCTGCTCAAGGACCGGGAGCAGGTGGCAGAGCGGCTGCTCGTCTCCTCCGCCAAGCACTCCTTCGACCCCGACAAGGAGTTGGACTGGGAGGCGCCCTGGGAGGACGGCCGGTGGTACTGGCCGCCGGAGCTGGTGTCGCTGTACGGGACACCGATGTGGGAGCGGATGTCCGAGGAGCAGCGGATCGACCTGTCGCGCCACGAGGCGGCGGCGCTGGCCTCACTGGGCATCTGGTTCGAGATCATCCTGATGCAGCTGCTGGTGCGGCACATCTACGACAAGGCGGCGACGAGCGCGCATGTGCGCTATGCGCTGACCGAGATCGAGGACGAGTGCCGGCACTCGAAGATGTTCGCGCGGGTGATCGCCAAGGGCGGCACGCCGTACTACCCGGTGAGCCGGGCCCACCAGAATCTGGGCCGCCTGTTCAAGACGGTCTCGACGACCCCGGGGTCGTTCACGGCGACGCTGCTGGGTGAGGAGATCCTCGACTGGATGCAGCGTCTGATGTTCCCGGACGAGCGGGTGCAGCCCCTGATCCGGGGGGTGACGCGTATCCACGTGGTGGAGGAGGCGCGGCATGTGCGCTACGCCCGCGAGGAGCTGCGCCGTCAGATGGTGACCGCTCCACGTTGGTCCCGTGAGTTCACCCGGGTCTCCTCCGGCGAGTTCGCCCGCGTCTTCTCCGTGGCCTTCGTCAACCCCGAGGTCTACACGAACGTCGGCCTCGACCGCCGCGCGGCGCTCGCGGAGGTGCGGGCGAGCGCCCACCGCCGGGAGGTGATGCAGACCGGTGCCGGGCGCCTGACGGAGTTCCTGGACGACATCGGGGTGCTGCGGGGTGTGGGGCGACGGCTGTGGAGGGCCTCGGGCTTGCTGGCGTAG
- a CDS encoding sensor histidine kinase, with product MTPRLRLRRWTASLTWKALAFITVMCCGLAALLGALVHNSVTHQTVSDARSRALVRLDDAVGAYEAGDRLPPNAGIDPAGLPDALRRLAESGRRGTMLGEADGYPTMWAAAPADGHALAVQIDYAQSAATIEGLDRAILGSSALAIGVTLAVGAVAITRVTRRLHTTARVARRISAGDLDARVDDPRTGDPSRPQDEVAAVAAALDTMASTLQRKLLSEQRFTADVAHELRTPLTGLHAAAELLPPGRPTELVQDRVAALRTLTEDLLEISRLDAGSERLDVEATWVAALAERVATGTGTGTGTGTEVRVVRDACVETDRRRLERVLGNLVANAHKHGRAPVVVTVDGAVLTVRDHGDGFPEYLVVDGPQRFRTEGSTKGHGLGLTIAVGQAEVLGAGLSFSNSDDSGGGAVAVLRLPAEGGE from the coding sequence ATGACACCCCGGCTGCGGCTGAGGCGCTGGACCGCCTCCCTCACCTGGAAGGCCCTCGCCTTCATCACGGTCATGTGCTGCGGCCTGGCCGCGCTGCTCGGCGCCCTCGTCCACAACTCCGTCACCCACCAGACCGTCAGCGACGCACGCTCCCGGGCACTGGTCCGGCTCGACGACGCGGTGGGGGCGTACGAGGCCGGGGACCGGCTCCCGCCGAACGCCGGGATCGACCCCGCGGGGCTGCCGGACGCGCTGCGCCGGCTGGCCGAGAGCGGGCGGCGCGGCACGATGCTCGGCGAGGCCGACGGCTACCCCACGATGTGGGCGGCCGCCCCCGCCGACGGCCACGCGCTCGCCGTGCAGATCGACTACGCCCAGAGCGCCGCCACGATCGAGGGGCTGGACCGGGCCATCCTCGGCTCCTCCGCGCTGGCCATCGGCGTGACACTGGCGGTCGGCGCGGTCGCGATCACCCGCGTGACCCGGCGGCTGCACACGACCGCCCGCGTGGCCCGGCGGATCAGCGCGGGCGACCTGGACGCGCGCGTCGACGACCCCCGTACGGGCGACCCCTCCCGCCCCCAGGACGAGGTCGCCGCGGTGGCCGCCGCGCTGGACACCATGGCGTCCACGCTGCAGCGCAAACTGCTGAGCGAGCAGCGGTTCACGGCCGATGTCGCGCACGAGCTGCGGACCCCGCTGACCGGGCTGCACGCGGCGGCCGAGCTGTTGCCGCCGGGGCGGCCGACCGAGCTGGTCCAGGACCGGGTCGCGGCGTTGCGCACGCTGACCGAGGACCTGCTGGAGATCTCGCGGCTGGACGCGGGCAGTGAGCGGCTGGATGTGGAGGCGACGTGGGTCGCCGCGCTGGCCGAGCGGGTGGCCACCGGCACCGGCACCGGCACCGGCACCGGCACCGAAGTGCGGGTGGTGCGGGACGCGTGTGTGGAGACCGATCGGCGGCGGCTGGAGCGGGTGCTGGGGAATCTGGTGGCCAACGCGCACAAGCACGGGCGGGCGCCGGTGGTGGTGACCGTGGACGGGGCGGTGCTGACCGTGCGGGACCACGGGGACGGGTTTCCGGAGTATCTCGTGGTGGACGGGCCGCAGCGGTTCCGCACGGAGGGCTCCACCAAGGGGCATGGGCTGGGGTTGACCATCGCCGTGGGGCAGGCGGAGGTGTTGGGGGCGGGGTTGTCGTTCTCCAATTCGGATGACTCCGGCGGTGGGGCGGTGGCTGTGTTGCGGCTGCCGGCCGAGGGTGGGGAGTGA
- a CDS encoding TetR/AcrR family transcriptional regulator, which yields MTPDSPTRTYRRLSIEERRSQLLIAALELFAHRRPEDISLDDVAERAGVSRPLVYRYFPGGKQQLYEAALGSAAEELQQCFDEAPEGPPTRRLARALDRYLAFVDEHDTGFSALLQGGSVVETSRTTAIVDGVRRAAAEHVLRHLDITTPGLRLRTTVRLWITTVEAASLIWLDEGKQPDAAELRDWLVEQFVAALVATAARDTETATAVRTALALETADGPVASLARRVLPVVGDAAHLL from the coding sequence ATGACCCCCGACTCCCCCACCCGCACCTACCGCCGACTGAGCATCGAGGAGCGACGGAGTCAGCTGCTCATCGCGGCACTGGAACTGTTCGCGCACCGCCGACCGGAGGACATCTCCCTCGACGACGTGGCCGAACGGGCCGGAGTCTCCCGCCCCCTCGTCTACCGCTACTTCCCCGGCGGCAAGCAACAGCTCTACGAGGCCGCCCTCGGCTCCGCCGCCGAAGAGCTCCAGCAGTGCTTCGACGAAGCCCCGGAGGGCCCGCCCACCCGCCGACTGGCCCGCGCCCTCGACCGCTACCTCGCCTTCGTCGACGAGCACGACACCGGCTTCAGCGCCCTCCTCCAGGGCGGCAGCGTCGTCGAGACCTCCCGGACCACCGCCATCGTGGACGGCGTGCGCCGCGCCGCCGCCGAGCACGTCCTCCGCCACCTCGACATCACCACCCCGGGCCTGCGGCTCCGCACGACGGTCCGGTTGTGGATCACGACAGTCGAGGCCGCCTCCCTGATCTGGCTCGACGAGGGCAAACAGCCGGACGCCGCCGAGCTGCGCGACTGGCTCGTGGAACAGTTCGTCGCCGCGCTCGTCGCCACGGCCGCCCGGGACACCGAGACCGCCACCGCCGTACGCACCGCCCTCGCCCTGGAAACCGCCGACGGCCCCGTCGCCTCCCTGGCCCGCCGCGTGCTGCCCGTGGTCGGCGACGCCGCCCACCTGCTGTGA
- a CDS encoding FtsW/RodA/SpoVE family cell cycle protein has protein sequence MTTKAGTTLAADPSDPSPPATRLPRRRGVEFTLIVVAVLLSVYGYCAVGLARTGTVPPGAADYGAGLGILALLAHLAVRWRAPYGDPLLLPIAVLLNGLGLVLIHRLDLETPGDPAAPAQLNWSTLGVALFIAVVVLLRDHRALQAYAYVSGAGALALLALPILFPPVNGARIWMRMDGFSIQPGEFAKVLLAVFFASYLAANRTALAYSGRQIWRFRRLQLPTGRVLGPIVAIWLLSVGVLVLERDLGTSLLFFGLFVILLYVATGRTGWIAVGLLLACVGAFAVGTLEPHVHSRVEDWLHPFASIEAGDGPNQLAQSLFAFAAGGVLGTGLGLGHSILIGFAAKSDFILATAGEELGLAGLSAIFLLYALVVERGYRAGLALRDPFGRLLAIGLASIVALQVFVIAGGVTGLIPLTGMAMPFLAQGGSSVVTNWIIVALLMRLSDSARRPHDNRYDGPAEGLA, from the coding sequence ATGACCACCAAGGCCGGAACGACCCTGGCGGCGGACCCCTCGGACCCGTCCCCACCCGCCACCCGCCTCCCCCGGCGCAGAGGCGTCGAGTTCACCCTCATCGTCGTGGCCGTCCTGCTCTCCGTGTACGGCTACTGCGCCGTCGGTCTGGCGAGGACCGGCACCGTCCCGCCCGGCGCCGCCGATTACGGCGCCGGGCTCGGCATACTCGCGCTGCTGGCCCATCTGGCCGTGCGCTGGCGGGCGCCGTACGGCGATCCGCTGCTGCTGCCCATCGCCGTACTGCTCAACGGACTCGGTCTGGTGCTGATCCACCGCCTCGACCTGGAGACCCCGGGCGATCCGGCCGCCCCCGCACAGCTCAACTGGTCCACCCTCGGCGTGGCGCTGTTCATCGCGGTGGTGGTTTTGCTGCGCGACCACCGGGCCCTCCAGGCCTACGCGTATGTCTCGGGGGCCGGCGCGCTGGCGCTGCTGGCGCTGCCGATCCTCTTCCCGCCCGTCAACGGCGCCCGGATCTGGATGCGGATGGACGGGTTCTCCATCCAGCCGGGCGAGTTCGCGAAGGTGCTGCTCGCGGTGTTCTTCGCGAGCTATCTGGCGGCGAACCGCACGGCGCTCGCGTACTCCGGGCGGCAGATCTGGCGGTTCAGGCGTCTTCAGCTGCCGACCGGGCGGGTGCTCGGTCCGATCGTCGCGATCTGGCTGCTGAGCGTCGGCGTGCTGGTCCTGGAGCGGGACCTCGGCACGTCGTTGCTGTTCTTCGGGCTGTTCGTGATCCTGCTGTACGTCGCCACGGGCCGCACCGGCTGGATCGCGGTCGGTCTGCTGCTCGCCTGCGTCGGCGCGTTCGCCGTCGGCACGCTCGAACCGCACGTCCACAGCCGGGTCGAGGACTGGCTGCACCCCTTCGCCTCGATCGAGGCGGGCGACGGCCCCAACCAACTCGCCCAGTCCCTCTTCGCGTTCGCCGCCGGCGGGGTGCTCGGCACCGGTCTCGGCCTCGGCCACTCCATCCTGATCGGGTTCGCCGCCAAGTCGGACTTCATCCTGGCCACGGCGGGCGAGGAACTGGGCCTGGCCGGCCTGTCGGCGATCTTTTTGCTCTACGCGCTGGTCGTGGAACGCGGCTACCGCGCGGGCCTCGCCCTGAGAGACCCCTTCGGCCGGCTGCTCGCCATCGGCCTCGCCTCGATCGTGGCGTTGCAGGTCTTCGTGATCGCGGGCGGAGTGACCGGGCTCATTCCGCTGACCGGCATGGCGATGCCGTTCCTCGCCCAGGGCGGCTCCTCGGTCGTCACCAACTGGATCATCGTGGCCCTGCTGATGCGCCTGAGCGACTCGGCCCGCAGGCCGCACGACAACCGGTACGACGGCCCTGCGGAGGGGCTCGCGTGA
- a CDS encoding GTP-binding protein: MKAWQTDLTHAPIATKIVVAGGFGVGKTTLVGAVSEITPLRTEALMTTASEGTDDLSATPDKVTTTVAMDYGRITLADDLVLYLFGTPGQERFWFMWDDLVRGAIGAIVLADTRRLTDCFPALDYFESCGLPYIVAVNEFDDSEHFEVADVRDALTVPAHVPVMIMDARNRTSVIDTLLALCGHAISVSPE, from the coding sequence CTGAAGGCCTGGCAGACCGATCTCACCCATGCCCCCATCGCCACCAAGATCGTGGTCGCGGGCGGCTTCGGCGTCGGCAAGACCACCCTGGTCGGCGCGGTCTCCGAGATCACCCCGCTGCGCACCGAGGCGCTGATGACCACGGCCAGCGAGGGCACGGACGACCTCTCCGCGACGCCGGACAAGGTCACCACCACCGTCGCCATGGACTACGGCCGCATCACGCTCGCCGACGACCTGGTGCTCTATCTGTTCGGCACCCCCGGACAGGAACGTTTCTGGTTCATGTGGGACGACCTGGTGCGCGGCGCGATCGGCGCGATCGTCCTCGCCGACACCCGCCGCCTCACCGACTGCTTCCCGGCGCTCGACTACTTCGAGAGCTGCGGACTGCCGTACATCGTCGCGGTGAACGAGTTCGACGACAGCGAGCACTTCGAGGTGGCGGACGTACGGGACGCGCTGACCGTACCCGCGCACGTACCTGTCATGATCATGGACGCGCGCAACCGGACCTCGGTGATCGACACCCTGCTGGCCCTGTGCGGGCACGCGATATCCGTCAGCCCCGAGTAG
- a CDS encoding C40 family peptidase encodes MSGRLLRRACTTALVTVVTGALLAAAPGPGPTPAPSGPALPAPGDRSVATLLTDLQRLYREAEEATEAYNATEEELTKQRAEVARLDRKLTRARLSLHDSRGAAGRLARQQYQNGTTTLSPYVRLLLARDPHRVLEQGHVIHQVAQERAETLDRVAGGEKRTDALAHKARAALDRQLTLTERRRKERDGVRDRLGEVERLLASLTADQLADLAELEKDTTAAAQDELITSGALGSTPRPPTANGAKALRYAVAQIGKPYEWGAEGPDTYDCSGLTSEAWADAGHPIPRTSQEQWAQLPHVPLEELRPGDLIVYFDKATHIALYLGGGMVVQAPRPGAKIKVSPMAANPVLGAVRPDPDAEPLKHYRPPKLPSTAAEGSDEAYDAL; translated from the coding sequence GTGTCAGGAAGGCTCCTGCGCCGGGCCTGTACGACAGCGCTGGTGACCGTCGTGACCGGCGCACTCCTCGCCGCGGCCCCCGGCCCCGGCCCCACCCCGGCTCCGTCCGGCCCGGCACTCCCCGCCCCCGGCGACCGCTCCGTCGCCACCCTCCTCACCGACCTCCAGCGGCTCTACCGCGAGGCCGAGGAGGCCACCGAGGCCTACAACGCCACCGAGGAGGAGCTGACGAAACAGCGCGCCGAGGTCGCCAGGCTGGACCGGAAGCTCACCCGGGCCCGTCTCTCCCTGCACGACAGCCGGGGCGCCGCCGGCCGCCTCGCCCGCCAGCAGTACCAGAACGGCACCACGACCCTCTCGCCGTACGTCCGCCTGCTGCTCGCCCGCGACCCGCACCGCGTCCTCGAACAGGGCCATGTCATCCACCAGGTCGCCCAGGAACGCGCGGAGACCCTGGACCGCGTGGCCGGCGGCGAGAAACGCACCGACGCCCTGGCCCACAAGGCCCGCGCCGCCCTCGACCGGCAGCTCACCCTCACCGAGCGCCGCAGGAAGGAACGCGACGGCGTCCGCGACCGCCTCGGCGAGGTCGAGCGGCTCCTCGCCTCCCTCACCGCCGACCAGCTCGCCGACCTCGCCGAGTTGGAGAAGGACACCACCGCGGCGGCCCAGGACGAGCTGATCACCTCCGGCGCGCTCGGCAGCACCCCACGCCCACCGACCGCGAACGGCGCGAAGGCCCTCCGGTACGCCGTGGCCCAGATCGGCAAACCGTACGAGTGGGGCGCCGAGGGCCCGGACACGTACGACTGCTCGGGCCTCACCTCCGAGGCCTGGGCGGACGCCGGCCACCCCATCCCCCGGACGAGCCAGGAACAGTGGGCCCAGCTGCCGCATGTCCCACTGGAGGAACTCCGCCCGGGCGACCTGATCGTCTACTTCGACAAGGCCACCCACATCGCCCTGTACCTGGGAGGGGGGATGGTCGTCCAGGCCCCGCGACCGGGAGCGAAGATCAAGGTCTCACCGATGGCGGCCAACCCGGTCCTGGGCGCCGTACGCCCCGATCCCGACGCCGAGCCCCTCAAGCACTACCGGCCGCCAAAGCTCCCGAGCACGGCGGCAGAGGGTTCGGACGAGGCCTACGACGCCTTGTAG
- a CDS encoding DUF3291 domain-containing protein, producing MNQPATDNSAYELAQVNIARLKAPLDSPQLKDFVDALDPVNAVADTAAGFVWRLQSDSGNATDVPVFGDDWLIINMSVWLDTNTLTAFMYQGWHRELLARRREWFERLSEAVTALWWVPAGHRPTVAEAEERLLHLRAHGPTPYAFDLRTSFPAGAAEPVADVVSRSDS from the coding sequence ATGAATCAGCCCGCGACGGACAACTCCGCGTACGAACTCGCCCAGGTCAACATCGCCCGCCTCAAGGCCCCCTTGGACTCCCCGCAGTTGAAGGACTTCGTCGACGCCCTGGACCCCGTCAACGCGGTCGCCGACACGGCCGCCGGCTTCGTCTGGCGCCTCCAGAGCGACTCCGGCAACGCCACGGACGTACCCGTGTTCGGTGACGACTGGCTGATCATCAACATGTCGGTGTGGCTGGACACCAACACGCTGACCGCGTTCATGTACCAAGGTTGGCACCGGGAGTTGCTGGCACGCAGGAGGGAGTGGTTCGAGCGGCTGTCGGAGGCCGTCACCGCGCTGTGGTGGGTGCCGGCGGGCCACCGCCCGACCGTGGCGGAGGCGGAGGAACGGCTGCTGCATCTGCGCGCGCACGGCCCGACGCCGTACGCGTTCGACCTGCGGACGTCGTTCCCGGCAGGGGCGGCGGAACCGGTGGCCGACGTGGTCAGTCGATCGGATTCCTGA
- a CDS encoding penicillin-binding transpeptidase domain-containing protein, which translates to MTKYIRRAAALCALLLIALLANAARIQVIQAKRYDDSSANRRPAIARWSQPRGNITVDGRPVTGSNDTGEQLRYERTYTDGPLYAPVTGFASQVYGTTFLEHTEDSLLDGSDPLLSFLPLWNDLTRDQNAGGEVVTTIDAAAQRAAYEGLGARRGAVAALEPGTGRILALVSTPSYDPGELSGNGRAVERAWARLNSDAARPMLNRAARQTYPPGSTFKVVTTAAALDNGVLTDLDKPTRSPAPYRLPGTTTSLANEVEGCADASLRYAFTWSCNTVFAKLGVDVGLGAMTNTARAFGFNDSGLRIPYAVATSSFDTDMDKAQLALSSIGQYDTRATPLQMALVTAAVANGGSVQQPYLVERTATKAGRTVAARGPRTLRRAMNPATAMRLRELMRDVVEKGTGTRAAIPDATVGGKTGTAQHGIGNSGIPYAWFIGWAQSDRAMEPQVAVAVVVENADVKRGDISGGGDAAPVAKGVMEAVLKAAG; encoded by the coding sequence GTGACCAAGTACATCCGCCGTGCCGCCGCCCTGTGCGCCCTGTTGCTGATCGCCCTCCTCGCCAACGCCGCCCGCATCCAGGTCATCCAGGCGAAGCGGTACGACGACAGCTCCGCCAACCGCCGCCCGGCGATCGCCCGTTGGAGCCAACCGCGCGGAAACATCACGGTCGACGGCCGCCCGGTCACCGGCTCGAACGACACCGGCGAGCAGCTCCGCTACGAACGGACGTACACCGACGGCCCGTTGTACGCGCCGGTCACCGGCTTCGCCTCACAGGTGTACGGGACGACGTTCCTGGAGCACACGGAGGACTCCCTCCTCGACGGCAGCGACCCCCTGCTGTCCTTCCTCCCCCTATGGAACGACCTCACCCGCGACCAGAACGCCGGCGGCGAGGTCGTCACCACCATCGACGCGGCGGCCCAGCGGGCGGCCTACGAGGGCCTCGGCGCCCGCCGGGGCGCGGTCGCGGCGCTCGAACCGGGCACCGGGCGCATCCTCGCCCTGGTATCGACCCCCTCGTACGACCCCGGGGAGCTGTCCGGGAACGGGCGGGCGGTGGAGCGGGCCTGGGCGCGGCTCAACTCGGACGCGGCCCGGCCGATGCTCAACCGCGCGGCGCGGCAGACGTATCCGCCGGGCTCGACCTTCAAGGTGGTGACGACCGCGGCGGCCCTGGACAACGGGGTGCTCACCGACCTGGACAAACCGACCCGCTCCCCCGCCCCGTACCGGCTGCCCGGCACCACGACCTCCCTCGCCAACGAGGTCGAGGGCTGCGCGGACGCCTCGCTGCGCTATGCCTTCACCTGGTCGTGCAACACGGTGTTCGCGAAGCTCGGCGTGGACGTGGGCCTCGGCGCCATGACGAACACGGCCCGCGCCTTCGGCTTCAACGACTCGGGGCTGCGCATCCCGTACGCGGTCGCCACCAGCAGCTTCGACACCGACATGGACAAGGCACAGCTCGCGCTCTCCTCGATCGGCCAGTACGACACCCGGGCGACCCCGCTGCAGATGGCGCTGGTCACGGCCGCGGTGGCGAACGGGGGTTCGGTGCAGCAGCCGTACCTGGTGGAACGCACGGCCACGAAGGCGGGCCGCACGGTCGCGGCGCGCGGCCCCCGCACCCTGCGCCGCGCCATGAACCCGGCGACCGCGATGCGGCTGCGCGAGCTTATGCGCGACGTGGTCGAGAAGGGCACCGGCACCCGAGCGGCCATCCCCGACGCCACGGTCGGCGGCAAGACGGGCACCGCCCAGCACGGCATCGGCAACTCCGGCATCCCCTACGCCTGGTTCATCGGCTGGGCCCAGTCGGACCGCGCGATGGAGCCACAGGTGGCGGTGGCGGTGGTGGTCGAGAACGCGGACGTGAAGCGGGGGGACATCAGCGGGGGCGGGGACGCGGCACCGGTGGCGAAGGGGGTGATGGAGGCGGTGCTGAAGGCCGCCGGCTGA
- a CDS encoding DUF742 domain-containing protein, with product MSGPEKTRSCTGKAGPAKKPAAGRKGAQKRLPVRGGDRKPARVRPYSLTGGRTRFGHVLLVETFVAVLEAPEQRPQPDGGTAHTSGRGGGSGNAKVMPEMRAIVELCRRMRTVAEIAALLRMPLGVVRVLLSDLADQGKIRVYGTGHGPGQPDRALLERVLSGLRSL from the coding sequence GTGAGCGGCCCCGAGAAGACCAGGTCGTGCACCGGAAAGGCGGGTCCGGCGAAGAAGCCGGCCGCCGGCCGCAAGGGTGCGCAGAAGAGGCTCCCGGTCCGCGGCGGGGACCGCAAACCCGCCCGCGTCCGCCCCTACTCGCTCACCGGTGGCCGTACCCGCTTCGGGCACGTCCTGCTCGTGGAGACCTTCGTCGCCGTGCTCGAAGCCCCGGAGCAGCGACCTCAGCCGGATGGGGGTACCGCCCACACGTCTGGTCGTGGGGGCGGTTCGGGCAACGCCAAGGTGATGCCCGAGATGCGGGCCATCGTCGAACTCTGCCGCCGTATGCGGACGGTGGCGGAGATCGCCGCGCTGCTGAGAATGCCGCTCGGTGTGGTCCGCGTCCTCCTCAGCGATCTCGCGGACCAGGGAAAGATCCGTGTGTACGGAACAGGTCACGGACCGGGACAGCCGGACCGCGCTCTGCTGGAAAGGGTGCTGAGTGGACTCCGCAGTCTCTGA
- a CDS encoding styrene monooxygenase/indole monooxygenase family protein has protein sequence MRKILVVGAGQSGLQLALGLQSHGYEVTLMSNRTADEIRHGRVMSTQCMFHTALQHERDLRLNFWETQAPKMVGIGVSVAGPGAERVVDWVGRLDGYAQSIDQRVKMAGWLETFAHRGGQLVVHGAAVSDLDYFSRVYDLVLVAAGKGELVSMFPRNAARSPFTRPQRALAASYVHGLGPRPEHPEYEAAHCNLVPGVGELFVTSTLTTSGPADLLFWEGVPGGPADVFQGVVDPAEHLALTLSLMKRFTPWEYARTANVELTDAGGVLSGRYTPVVREPVAHLPGGGLALGVADVVVANDPLTGQGANTASKCAATYLRAILDHGDQEFDEAWMRRTFDRFWTETAGPTTKWANAMLGEPPEHVLNLLGAAGALPVVASRFANGFDDPADFEGYFYEAEKTEAYLSEVAGGAP, from the coding sequence ATGCGGAAGATACTCGTCGTCGGAGCCGGCCAGTCCGGGCTCCAGCTCGCCCTCGGCCTGCAGTCGCACGGGTACGAGGTCACCCTGATGTCCAACCGCACGGCGGACGAGATCCGCCACGGGCGGGTCATGTCGACGCAGTGCATGTTCCATACGGCGCTCCAGCACGAGCGCGACCTCCGGCTGAACTTCTGGGAGACCCAGGCCCCCAAGATGGTCGGCATCGGCGTCTCCGTCGCCGGCCCCGGTGCCGAGCGGGTCGTCGACTGGGTCGGACGGCTCGACGGCTACGCCCAGTCGATCGACCAGCGGGTGAAGATGGCCGGCTGGCTGGAGACCTTCGCCCACCGCGGCGGACAGCTCGTCGTCCACGGCGCGGCCGTCTCCGACCTCGACTACTTCTCCCGGGTCTACGACCTCGTCCTGGTGGCCGCGGGCAAGGGCGAACTGGTCTCCATGTTCCCCCGGAACGCCGCCCGCTCCCCCTTCACCCGCCCGCAGCGCGCCCTCGCCGCGTCGTACGTCCACGGTCTCGGCCCGCGCCCCGAGCACCCGGAGTACGAGGCGGCCCACTGCAACCTGGTCCCCGGCGTCGGCGAACTCTTCGTCACCTCGACGCTGACCACCTCCGGCCCCGCCGACCTCCTCTTCTGGGAGGGCGTACCCGGCGGCCCCGCCGACGTCTTCCAGGGCGTCGTCGACCCGGCCGAGCACCTCGCCCTCACCCTCTCCCTGATGAAGCGGTTCACCCCGTGGGAGTACGCCAGGACCGCGAACGTCGAACTGACCGACGCGGGCGGGGTGCTGAGCGGCCGCTACACCCCCGTCGTACGGGAGCCCGTCGCCCATCTGCCCGGCGGAGGGCTGGCCCTCGGCGTGGCCGACGTGGTCGTGGCCAACGACCCGCTCACCGGGCAGGGCGCCAACACGGCGTCCAAATGTGCCGCAACGTATCTGCGGGCCATCCTCGACCACGGCGACCAGGAGTTCGACGAGGCGTGGATGCGCCGGACGTTCGACCGCTTCTGGACGGAGACGGCGGGGCCGACGACGAAGTGGGCCAACGCGATGCTCGGCGAGCCGCCGGAGCATGTGCTGAACCTGCTCGGCGCGGCCGGGGCGTTGCCGGTGGTGGCTTCTCGGTTCGCCAACGGCTTCGATGATCCGGCGGATTTCGAGGGGTACTTCTACGAGGCGGAGAAGACGGAGGCGTATCTCTCCGAGGTGGCCGGGGGAGCGCCGTAG